One Lysinibacillus sp. OF-1 DNA segment encodes these proteins:
- a CDS encoding DnaD domain protein, which translates to MIYRVAKKENFVVLDKGFLNDDQLSWKAKGLLAYMLSLPDDWSFSLADLATRSKCGREATARIVDELIQTGYLQKIQERTKDGKFRKVEFLVYEAPALAAMPSTGNASTVAPQTEKPTLLNNELLNNKLLKNIDDDKQSAPSVYHFYEQQGFGAQTAHIGERIHHWLTIFTEEMVIHAMKLAVEHNVLRWRYVEKILQNWYSKKIKSMEDIAIEQQRFQARKQQMARQQVNRRQEIIPKWFHQRHEEEVLCDQQPTMDFAAERQKILALLGSV; encoded by the coding sequence ATGATTTATAGAGTAGCCAAAAAGGAGAATTTCGTTGTCTTGGACAAGGGATTTTTAAATGATGATCAATTAAGCTGGAAGGCGAAGGGGCTGCTTGCTTATATGCTGTCCTTACCAGATGATTGGTCTTTTAGTCTTGCCGATTTAGCAACCCGCAGTAAATGTGGACGAGAAGCGACTGCACGAATTGTAGACGAACTGATACAGACGGGTTATCTTCAAAAAATTCAAGAGAGAACAAAAGATGGTAAGTTTCGTAAGGTGGAGTTTCTCGTATATGAAGCTCCAGCACTTGCTGCCATGCCGTCAACGGGAAATGCGTCAACGGTAGCACCACAAACGGAAAAGCCCACACTACTAAATAATGAATTACTAAATAATAAATTACTAAAAAATATAGATGATGATAAACAATCTGCACCCTCTGTCTATCACTTTTACGAGCAACAAGGCTTTGGTGCACAAACTGCCCATATTGGTGAGAGAATTCATCATTGGCTCACTATTTTTACGGAGGAAATGGTTATACATGCGATGAAGCTAGCAGTGGAACACAATGTATTACGTTGGCGGTATGTAGAAAAGATTTTGCAAAATTGGTATAGCAAAAAAATAAAAAGCATGGAAGATATAGCCATCGAGCAGCAGCGATTTCAAGCACGTAAGCAACAGATGGCACGACAGCAAGTTAACAGACGTCAAGAAATCATTCCGAAGTGGTTTCATCAGCGTCATGAAGAGGAAGTACTATGTGATCAACAGCCAACAATGGATTTTGCAGCGGAACGTCAAAAAATATTAGCATTATTAGGGAGCGTATAA
- a CDS encoding aminoglycoside phosphotransferase family protein, producing MRIVDIFQQLPSLDGFTQITKVLKGYSPDTKYLVTVGETRFFVRLADVAHREKRKNEFMLLQELEKQGVKTHKAIDYKVLQEAHLTATVVRFLEGIPADDVIQQFTDFEQFHLGLAAGQQLRKIHQVSAPPMLNWEATQRKKFSAYWKAYQQGSYHIPQEAK from the coding sequence GTGCGTATAGTAGATATATTTCAGCAATTGCCAAGCTTAGATGGTTTTACGCAAATAACCAAAGTCCTCAAAGGCTATTCTCCTGATACTAAGTATCTCGTAACTGTGGGAGAAACGCGCTTTTTTGTACGATTAGCAGATGTAGCGCATCGTGAAAAACGCAAAAATGAATTTATGTTGCTACAGGAATTAGAAAAACAGGGTGTAAAAACACATAAAGCGATTGACTATAAGGTGCTGCAAGAAGCCCATTTAACCGCAACGGTCGTTCGTTTTTTAGAAGGAATACCCGCGGATGATGTCATCCAGCAATTCACTGACTTTGAGCAATTCCATCTCGGTCTTGCTGCTGGGCAACAATTGAGAAAAATCCATCAAGTGAGTGCTCCGCCAATGCTCAATTGGGAGGCGACACAGCGCAAGAAATTCTCTGCTTATTGGAAGGCATACCAGCAAGGTTCCTATCACATACCACAGGAAGCAAAATGA
- a CDS encoding N-acetylmuramoyl-L-alanine amidase, whose product MSYVIEKQIMSGLPNQALTAIKYVVAHESGNSSNTGPNALENEIAYMNRNKANAFVSHWVGGGGRIVQVAPVNRVQYGCGPKGNPYSYAQVELARTANKEQFKKDYAAYIWLLRKLAIEAGVPTVLDGNGNGIKSHRWITENLGGTTHKDPFAYLKSMGISEAQFQLDIKNGLEEGLTVSQYNELKQEIAMLKSLLAEKASLQASREVGASHKEAWEWAVNEGIIRGDGSQNMNPAGALTREQMATMLKRYYDKFIAN is encoded by the coding sequence ATGAGTTATGTTATTGAAAAACAGATCATGTCAGGGTTACCGAATCAAGCGCTCACGGCTATAAAATATGTGGTGGCGCATGAATCAGGTAATAGCAGCAATACTGGTCCAAACGCATTGGAAAACGAGATTGCCTATATGAATAGAAATAAAGCGAATGCTTTTGTATCCCACTGGGTAGGCGGTGGTGGACGAATCGTACAAGTAGCCCCCGTGAATCGTGTGCAATATGGCTGTGGTCCAAAAGGAAATCCATATAGCTATGCCCAGGTGGAGCTGGCACGGACAGCTAATAAGGAACAGTTTAAAAAGGATTATGCAGCGTATATTTGGCTGTTACGTAAGCTTGCCATAGAGGCAGGAGTCCCAACTGTTTTAGATGGCAATGGTAACGGCATTAAGTCACATCGATGGATTACGGAAAATCTAGGAGGTACCACACACAAAGATCCTTTTGCCTATTTAAAAAGTATGGGGATTTCAGAAGCACAGTTCCAGCTAGATATTAAAAATGGACTTGAGGAGGGATTAACAGTGTCACAATATAATGAGCTGAAACAAGAAATTGCGATGTTAAAAAGCTTATTAGCTGAAAAAGCTAGCCTACAAGCAAGCAGGGAAGTAGGAGCATCTCATAAAGAGGCATGGGAATGGGCCGTTAACGAAGGAATTATCCGAGGCGATGGCAGTCAGAACATGAATCCAGCAGGCGCTCTCACGAGGGAACAAATGGCGACAATGCTTAAACGTTATTACGATAAATTTATAGCGAATTAA
- a CDS encoding copper amine oxidase N-terminal domain-containing protein, producing MKKLVLLMAMFTLFLATASIAEAHPGRLDGNGGHNCSDKSKAKGLCSGYHYHNGGSSSGGQSQSTPTPKATTAPVLTKVAVYLNNVKQHYTPGAYMKNGTTLVPMKAIFESLGATVAYESATKKVTATKGSKKIVLGVGNKMAYVDANGTTSTIALSHPAEIYQGTTMVPLRFVSQALGANVTFDEAALIVYISTN from the coding sequence ATGAAGAAATTGGTTTTATTAATGGCGATGTTTACATTATTTCTCGCTACAGCCTCTATTGCGGAAGCGCATCCTGGGCGTTTAGATGGCAATGGTGGGCATAATTGCTCGGACAAGTCCAAAGCGAAAGGGCTTTGTTCAGGCTACCATTATCATAATGGAGGGTCCTCCTCAGGTGGTCAAAGCCAATCTACACCGACACCAAAAGCAACTACAGCCCCAGTGTTGACAAAAGTTGCTGTCTATTTAAATAATGTAAAGCAACATTACACGCCTGGCGCTTATATGAAAAATGGCACAACATTAGTGCCGATGAAGGCCATTTTTGAATCACTTGGAGCAACAGTTGCTTATGAAAGTGCAACGAAAAAAGTAACGGCAACAAAGGGCAGTAAAAAAATTGTGCTTGGTGTGGGGAATAAAATGGCTTATGTTGATGCAAATGGTACTACATCCACTATCGCCCTCAGCCATCCAGCTGAAATTTATCAAGGAACAACGATGGTTCCTCTAAGATTTGTTAGTCAAGCACTTGGTGCAAATGTAACATTTGATGAGGCAGCATTGATTGTTTATATCTCGACCAATTAA
- a CDS encoding DUF2975 domain-containing protein translates to MSALCVPYYITLYRLLINTDQHKAFSASSVKALRTIKYCAFTIVLFLALALQHLSSCLLTRKT, encoded by the coding sequence GTGTCTGCTCTATGTGTTCCCTACTACATTACGTTATATCGTCTCTTAATCAACACCGACCAGCATAAAGCGTTCTCGGCATCGTCTGTAAAGGCTTTGAGAACTATCAAATATTGTGCATTCACGATTGTTCTCTTTCTTGCACTGGCATTGCAGCATCTATCATCATGTTTACTGACAAGGAAGACATAA
- a CDS encoding DNA alkylation repair protein, with translation MNAEMVMQELEALGKERTKKMYLSNGAQEPLFGVATGAMKPIAKKIKINQALAEELYATGNYDAMYFAGVIADPKAMTVEDFDRWMDAAYFYMLSDYVVAVTLAEAPIAQEVADAWIASGEELRMSAGWSCYCWLLGNRKDSEFSMSKLANMLEVVKNTIHDAPARTKSAMNNFLYTVAISYVPLHEQAIETAQAIGPVVMKRDNKKNTTLNAYETIQKEVERGRLGFKRKYVRC, from the coding sequence ATGAATGCAGAAATGGTGATGCAGGAGCTAGAGGCTCTAGGCAAGGAACGGACGAAAAAAATGTATCTGTCAAATGGTGCTCAGGAGCCACTATTTGGTGTGGCAACGGGAGCCATGAAGCCTATTGCGAAGAAAATCAAAATCAATCAAGCTCTAGCAGAAGAACTTTATGCTACAGGTAACTATGATGCGATGTATTTTGCAGGCGTTATTGCTGATCCCAAAGCAATGACTGTGGAAGATTTTGATCGTTGGATGGATGCGGCTTATTTTTATATGCTGTCTGATTATGTTGTAGCGGTCACGTTAGCGGAAGCCCCTATTGCACAGGAGGTGGCGGATGCATGGATTGCCAGCGGTGAGGAGCTAAGAATGTCAGCGGGCTGGAGCTGCTATTGCTGGCTTTTAGGAAATCGCAAGGATAGCGAATTTTCTATGAGCAAATTAGCCAACATGCTGGAAGTGGTAAAAAATACAATTCATGATGCACCAGCACGCACGAAATCTGCGATGAATAATTTTCTATACACAGTGGCCATTTCCTATGTACCACTTCATGAGCAAGCCATTGAAACGGCACAGGCAATTGGTCCAGTGGTAATGAAAAGAGACAACAAAAAAAACACTACGCTAAATGCTTATGAAACGATTCAAAAGGAAGTAGAGCGAGGCAGACTTGGTTTTAAACGAAAATATGTAAGATGTTAA
- a CDS encoding threonine aldolase family protein yields MIRFENDYAEGAHPQILQRLVTTNEEQTPGYGMDKHSETARAYIKKAIAAEQADIHFLVGGTQTNTIVISSILRPHQGVIAAHTGHIAVHETGAIEATGHKVLTLPSEDGKITAAQVKACYDAHWQDSTHEHMVQPGLVYISHPTENGTTYSKAELTALSEVCRECGLPLFLDGARLGYGLVAQDSDLSLAEIAKLCDVFYIGGTKMGALFGEAVVIVNPAYQRDFRYMMKQRGGLLAKGRLLGIQFETLFEEDLYMAISHHAVDMAMLIRQAFIDKGFALRYDSKTNQQFPILPNDMLTALAEKYSFSTWETFDDNHTVVRFCTSWATKKEQVDRLIEDIHQLA; encoded by the coding sequence ATGATACGATTCGAAAATGATTATGCAGAAGGCGCACATCCACAGATTTTGCAACGATTAGTGACGACAAATGAGGAGCAAACACCTGGCTATGGTATGGATAAGCATTCGGAAACAGCTAGAGCTTATATTAAAAAAGCGATTGCAGCAGAACAAGCAGATATTCACTTTTTAGTCGGCGGTACGCAAACGAATACAATTGTTATCTCGTCTATTTTGCGTCCTCATCAGGGAGTCATTGCCGCGCATACGGGACATATTGCGGTGCATGAAACAGGTGCAATTGAAGCCACTGGTCATAAAGTGCTGACATTGCCGAGCGAGGATGGCAAAATAACGGCGGCACAGGTGAAAGCATGCTATGATGCTCATTGGCAGGATAGCACGCATGAGCATATGGTGCAGCCGGGCTTAGTGTACATATCTCATCCTACAGAAAATGGCACGACGTATAGCAAGGCGGAATTAACGGCTTTAAGTGAGGTTTGTCGAGAATGTGGCTTACCGCTATTTTTAGATGGGGCGCGACTAGGATACGGGCTTGTAGCGCAAGATAGCGATTTATCCTTAGCAGAGATTGCGAAGCTTTGTGATGTTTTTTATATTGGTGGCACGAAAATGGGCGCATTATTTGGCGAAGCGGTCGTAATAGTGAATCCTGCGTATCAAAGGGATTTTCGCTACATGATGAAGCAAAGAGGAGGGCTGCTTGCTAAGGGGCGTTTATTAGGCATTCAGTTTGAAACCCTATTTGAAGAAGACCTTTATATGGCTATTTCTCATCATGCTGTAGACATGGCGATGCTAATTCGACAGGCGTTTATCGACAAAGGCTTTGCATTGCGCTATGATTCGAAAACCAATCAGCAGTTTCCGATTTTACCAAACGACATGCTGACGGCTTTGGCAGAGAAATATTCCTTCTCTACTTGGGAAACCTTTGATGACAACCATACCGTTGTGCGCTTTTGCACAAGCTGGGCCACAAAAAAGGAACAAGTAGATCGCTTGATAGAGGACATTCACCAATTAGCCTAA
- a CDS encoding DUF1697 domain-containing protein: protein MTKYIAFLRGINVGGHNKLKMAELREALIPLGLQNIRTYIQSGNILFESSESEVYLQQQIQATIQTVFHITSIVIIRTAEELQSIVHNCPFSEQDMAEASTTATGESLHVAMLPVAPTEVNGAKLLAYESEKERCLIKGRDVYLLFYESIRNAKLGQQLHKLEIPATVRNWKTMNKLVMMIDQ, encoded by the coding sequence ATGACGAAATATATAGCATTTTTAAGAGGCATTAATGTAGGTGGACACAATAAATTGAAAATGGCTGAATTAAGAGAAGCGCTTATACCGCTGGGATTACAAAACATTCGGACATATATTCAAAGCGGCAATATCCTGTTTGAATCAAGTGAGTCTGAGGTATACCTACAACAGCAAATACAAGCAACCATTCAAACAGTTTTCCATATCACAAGTATCGTGATAATCAGAACAGCCGAAGAACTGCAATCAATCGTCCATAATTGTCCGTTTTCAGAGCAAGATATGGCTGAGGCAAGTACCACAGCTACAGGGGAAAGTCTCCATGTCGCCATGCTACCAGTTGCACCCACTGAAGTGAATGGTGCGAAGTTATTAGCCTACGAAAGTGAAAAAGAGCGTTGTCTCATCAAGGGCAGAGACGTTTATCTGTTATTTTACGAGAGCATCCGCAATGCCAAGCTGGGTCAACAGCTACACAAGCTGGAGATACCTGCAACGGTGCGCAATTGGAAAACGATGAACAAGCTTGTGATGATGATTGACCAGTAA
- a CDS encoding DinB family protein, translating into MDLLFPYRNDLRKTLIPYLNTLDEAFWFKKSDFYPNNIAWVILHLSSSEDYWVNEIGLKKPCMLNLHDDCSPKEILDSYIEIRNYTDNILHTLDNSQLNQLVEVPKFSDGWTPPSVPTLNWLFHHVYSHEAYHIGQISVIAHLNGLPKPLF; encoded by the coding sequence ATGGATTTGCTGTTTCCATATCGGAATGATCTTAGAAAAACATTAATACCTTACCTAAACACACTTGATGAGGCATTTTGGTTTAAAAAGTCAGATTTTTATCCAAATAATATAGCATGGGTTATTTTGCATTTATCAAGTAGTGAAGACTATTGGGTGAATGAAATTGGACTTAAAAAACCTTGTATGTTAAACCTTCACGATGATTGTTCGCCGAAGGAAATACTAGATAGCTATATTGAAATTAGAAATTATACGGATAATATTCTACATACATTGGACAATTCGCAACTCAATCAATTAGTTGAAGTTCCTAAATTTTCCGATGGTTGGACACCACCCTCCGTACCTACACTTAACTGGTTGTTTCATCATGTATACTCGCATGAAGCTTACCATATTGGGCAAATCTCCGTTATCGCGCACCTTAATGGATTGCCAAAGCCATTATTTTAA
- a CDS encoding DUF7010 family protein, which produces MDKTLEDLQREMIVEVKKGFPILLSGAVVFLLFTLMPLVLPIEVVRLIWIFGLGAIFPIGFFISKILGVNLNATGNPLGTLGGIVAAPQAFYIPVFIIVYMNIPEFLPFTIGLLAGAHFLPYIWIYKSKAYLFVTLGVCFSALILGGFFVDQAYTLVPLAISIVYGMGVLLILRELKVNPI; this is translated from the coding sequence ATGGATAAAACGCTGGAAGATTTACAAAGAGAAATGATCGTTGAAGTTAAAAAAGGATTCCCTATTTTACTTTCTGGTGCCGTTGTTTTTTTACTTTTCACCCTAATGCCCTTAGTTTTGCCAATAGAAGTTGTACGTTTAATTTGGATATTTGGCTTAGGAGCTATTTTTCCCATCGGCTTCTTCATTAGTAAAATTCTTGGTGTTAATTTAAACGCTACTGGTAACCCTTTAGGGACGTTAGGAGGAATCGTTGCCGCTCCTCAAGCTTTTTACATACCTGTATTTATCATTGTGTATATGAACATACCTGAATTCCTTCCCTTCACAATTGGTTTACTTGCAGGCGCTCATTTTCTACCTTACATATGGATTTATAAAAGTAAAGCTTATTTATTTGTGACTTTAGGCGTTTGTTTTTCTGCTCTGATTTTAGGTGGCTTCTTTGTCGATCAAGCTTACACACTTGTACCTTTAGCAATCTCTATCGTGTATGGAATGGGCGTTCTTTTGATTCTAAGAGAACTTAAAGTCAATCCGATTTAA
- a CDS encoding NUDIX domain-containing protein, whose protein sequence is MRDRSSVVIIENKMVALIRRERDGTVYYVFPGGGMENNEKPEDTARREALEELGVIVRVKNSLLNTLRRLCKKEI, encoded by the coding sequence ATGAGAGATAGAAGTTCGGTTGTAATAATTGAAAATAAAATGGTTGCACTTATTAGAAGGGAAAGAGATGGTACCGTTTATTATGTTTTTCCAGGCGGTGGAATGGAGAATAATGAAAAACCTGAAGATACTGCAAGGAGAGAAGCATTAGAAGAATTAGGCGTAATCGTTAGGGTCAAGAATTCTTTACTGAACACTTTAAGGCGATTATGCAAAAAAGAGATTTAA
- a CDS encoding cytidine deaminase: MMEFEELYTIAKGALNPKQISKNLMQVLLLLPFYAKMVRYKGVCFDMPCSMGFCAEHEAIAAMITDGECKIKGIIAVYKDGTIIPSCGRCREFICQIHDDDYQCEVMIGENKILTIGDLLPIRWA, from the coding sequence ATGATGGAATTTGAAGAATTATATACTATAGCAAAAGGTGCTTTAAATCCAAAACAAATTTCAAAAAATCTTATGCAGGTTCTGTTGCTGCTGCCATTTTATGCGAAAATGGTAAGGTATAAAGGGGTGTGTTTCGATATGCCTTGCTCTATGGGATTTTGTGCAGAACACGAAGCGATAGCAGCGATGATTACGGATGGTGAATGTAAAATAAAAGGAATCATTGCAGTTTACAAGGATGGAACAATCATACCATCGTGCGGAAGATGTAGAGAGTTTATTTGTCAAATTCATGATGATGACTATCAATGCGAAGTAATGATAGGAGAGAATAAGATCTTGACGATAGGTGATTTACTTCCTATTCGTTGGGCATGA
- a CDS encoding MerR family transcriptional regulator, giving the protein MFKISEFSRLSKVSLKTLRYYDQIGLLKPRKVDDDTGYRYYSADQLLELNRIFLYKELGFTLPQIIRLLHEDISLKDIQGMFKLKKSEIQLVIDTEQAKLARIEERMQLLEREGQVESDQEIRIKAEGVQQFLSLKARGREEDIPDLFRTFNQLLKKEMRHLAQSPQVVLWKEIEEKEDEFEFEVGYFLTKELPSFPDTFQLRTLPPEPMMATMTFRSDSNFACTACVDLANWIVKNNYQIKENEPGREIYLPLSTTQNVQLMEIQIPITNR; this is encoded by the coding sequence GTGTTTAAAATCAGTGAATTTTCTAGGCTAAGCAAAGTATCCTTAAAAACATTGCGCTATTATGATCAGATTGGCCTTTTAAAGCCGAGAAAGGTGGACGATGACACTGGCTACCGATACTATTCAGCAGACCAGTTACTTGAGCTCAATCGAATCTTTCTCTATAAGGAATTGGGGTTCACCTTGCCACAGATTATACGTTTGCTCCACGAAGATATTTCGTTGAAGGATATTCAAGGGATGTTTAAGCTGAAAAAAAGTGAAATCCAACTGGTTATCGATACGGAACAAGCCAAGCTCGCACGGATTGAAGAGCGTATGCAGCTTTTAGAACGAGAGGGACAAGTGGAATCAGATCAAGAAATCCGAATCAAGGCAGAAGGTGTTCAGCAGTTCCTTTCATTGAAAGCACGTGGGAGAGAAGAAGATATTCCAGACCTGTTTCGTACATTTAATCAATTATTAAAAAAGGAAATGCGCCATTTGGCTCAAAGTCCCCAGGTCGTTTTATGGAAAGAAATAGAGGAAAAAGAAGATGAGTTTGAATTTGAAGTCGGTTATTTTTTAACCAAGGAGCTTCCATCATTCCCTGATACATTTCAACTACGGACGCTTCCTCCAGAGCCGATGATGGCCACAATGACCTTTCGTTCGGATTCTAACTTTGCCTGTACGGCCTGTGTTGATTTAGCTAACTGGATTGTGAAAAATAACTATCAGATCAAGGAAAACGAACCAGGTAGAGAAATATATTTACCATTATCTACAACACAAAACGTCCAATTAATGGAAATACAAATACCTATTACAAATAGATAG
- a CDS encoding MepB family protein has protein sequence MNEFNKALTYVNELLYEPHHLTIKNIQEETQNAYYGAGIFQLDSKSVRFRVAKITPTKVGQFVSFWEKDAANKNQAFSYENATDLLVINTFHTNGDFGQFVFPKEVLLQQNILKTANTKGKMAIRVYPSWDTPTSKQAIATKKWQSPYFVKVDATTRLSIHELLKLYAL, from the coding sequence ATGAATGAATTTAATAAAGCGTTAACATATGTAAATGAATTACTTTATGAACCTCATCATTTGACTATAAAAAACATCCAAGAGGAAACTCAAAATGCTTATTACGGGGCTGGGATTTTTCAGTTGGATTCGAAATCTGTTAGATTTAGAGTCGCAAAAATAACGCCTACCAAGGTAGGACAGTTTGTTTCCTTTTGGGAAAAGGATGCTGCTAATAAAAACCAAGCATTTTCATATGAGAACGCCACTGATTTACTGGTAATAAACACTTTTCATACTAATGGTGATTTTGGCCAATTTGTATTTCCAAAAGAAGTTCTTTTACAACAAAACATCCTTAAAACGGCTAATACAAAGGGGAAAATGGCTATTAGAGTTTACCCAAGTTGGGATACGCCCACCAGCAAACAGGCAATCGCAACTAAAAAGTGGCAATCACCGTATTTTGTTAAAGTGGACGCTACTACTCGTTTATCAATCCATGAGCTATTAAAATTATACGCCCTCTAA
- a CDS encoding class I SAM-dependent methyltransferase has product MNEQSIKNKKAWEYRAYEFWHKSNGTPKDLAIHILENPSACLKKHKQYFEHIEGKKIANICGSNGRKAVPLALLGAEVTVFDISTENQKYALELAEHANTSIHYIVTDIDEIDLTKYRCHFDMIYLEGGILHYFNDIDKFMLILFSLLKDGGEMILSDFHPLRRCIVKGPNAECQYQIQQGYFDQELQNGDVAYKHFFDEHEQQDFPDVSIRFYTLSEIINAVITSGFKLKKFDEHRGWKNENIPWEFTILAFK; this is encoded by the coding sequence ATGAATGAACAAAGCATAAAAAATAAAAAGGCGTGGGAATATCGAGCATATGAATTTTGGCATAAAAGTAACGGCACTCCAAAGGATTTGGCTATTCATATATTAGAAAACCCTAGCGCATGTCTGAAAAAGCACAAACAATACTTTGAACATATTGAAGGAAAGAAGATTGCCAATATTTGCGGTTCAAATGGCAGAAAAGCAGTACCATTAGCATTATTAGGTGCTGAAGTAACCGTATTTGATATTTCAACAGAAAACCAAAAATATGCCTTGGAATTAGCAGAGCATGCAAATACCTCTATTCATTATATTGTCACTGATATTGATGAAATTGACTTAACAAAGTATCGATGTCATTTTGATATGATCTATTTGGAAGGTGGCATATTGCACTATTTTAATGATATTGATAAATTTATGTTGATTCTGTTTTCTTTACTAAAAGATGGTGGGGAAATGATTCTCAGTGATTTTCATCCTTTAAGAAGATGTATAGTTAAAGGGCCTAACGCTGAATGCCAATATCAAATCCAACAAGGTTATTTTGACCAAGAATTACAAAATGGAGACGTAGCGTATAAGCATTTCTTTGATGAGCATGAACAACAGGACTTTCCTGATGTATCTATACGATTTTATACACTTAGTGAGATAATAAATGCTGTCATCACATCGGGTTTCAAATTAAAGAAATTTGATGAGCATCGTGGTTGGAAAAATGAAAATATCCCATGGGAATTTACGATTTTAGCTTTTAAATAA
- a CDS encoding pentapeptide repeat-containing protein encodes MSFHFQITSPKIPTNLKKTNFQDIFYDEEPYLTNGMIADTVIDHEEVERFIVSKVMFKNVTFINCTFKKIDLTDVIFENCDLSNSNLSEGIIHRVAFKNCKLLGLNFTEANLGNVSFENCIANLCNFPEVRFKQVLFDNTSLQGANYYDCLLNKVAFHESDLNDVDFSQTSLKGIDISTCKFKRLQVTPESLNGCEVSSEQAIGFASLLGLKVKY; translated from the coding sequence ATGTCATTCCATTTCCAAATTACATCACCAAAAATACCTACTAATCTCAAAAAGACAAATTTTCAGGATATTTTTTATGATGAAGAACCGTATTTAACAAATGGCATGATTGCTGATACGGTCATTGATCACGAAGAAGTTGAACGATTCATTGTATCTAAAGTTATGTTTAAAAATGTCACATTCATCAATTGTACCTTTAAAAAAATTGATCTAACGGATGTCATTTTTGAAAACTGTGATTTGTCTAACTCAAACTTAAGTGAAGGCATCATTCATAGAGTGGCTTTTAAAAACTGTAAATTATTAGGGTTGAATTTTACTGAAGCTAATCTTGGCAATGTTTCATTTGAAAATTGTATTGCAAACTTATGCAATTTCCCTGAAGTGCGTTTCAAACAAGTATTATTTGATAACACCTCCCTACAGGGTGCAAATTATTATGATTGTTTACTAAATAAAGTAGCGTTTCATGAAAGTGATTTAAATGATGTTGATTTTTCTCAAACTTCCTTAAAAGGGATAGACATCAGTACATGTAAATTTAAAAGACTGCAAGTAACTCCTGAAAGTTTAAATGGCTGTGAAGTATCTTCTGAACAAGCGATTGGCTTTGCTTCATTACTAGGATTGAAGGTTAAATACTAG